Genomic segment of Populus nigra chromosome 6, ddPopNigr1.1, whole genome shotgun sequence:
GGGGACAGGGTTTGTGCTCTCCCTTTTCAATAAAGATGATTGATGATATATTTGAGGTACTTCTATAATTAAGTTCTTCTCTCGAAAAATGCAGGTGATTCCGGCGGTGCCTGTATCTCATGTGTGATGGAGTCGTTTCCATCTAAAGCTGTTGTTTTTATTGCTGCAATAATGCAGTCCAATGGCAGAGTGCCCCTGGTATATTTTCTCAACAGGTTTGCCCACCATTTCCATCTTATACGTGATTTGGAAAAGGCAAAGCATAAAGGATAACATTAAACTAATCAAACCACGTAATTCTGGTCCATTGAAAATGGTGGCAGCATAATTCGTTCCTTTACATCCTCTGACTCCAAAGCGATATATGCACTTTTCGGGCCTTTCTTCTTTATTCGCTTGTCCTTGACTGCTCCATCTTGCTGTCTTACCCTGAACCTCTTTtggacatgaaaataaaaacgcAGCATTGCATCATACTGTGCAACAATGGTGGAAGAAGCTGTCGAGAATATAAAGCTAGCAGTTAGTGCAAGCCAGAACCAGGACCCGTGTTCTTGAACGGTGTGTTGGCTGGTTCATTTATGTAAATGTGGTGGAAGTTAACCAACCAAAAAATGGTTCAAGAACATGTGCATGATGCATATGCCATTAATCCTTCCCCATGTCTAATATATTGAAGCCCCCTTGGCTACTTTTTGTCACCGTCAACTCGTGTGTAGTGGTCGGTGAATGCTCGATGGAGGGAGCAAGTTTCCTGTTTTCAGGTGTTGTAAATTTCTCCCTTCCTTGCCCTCAGCACCCCCATAAACAAATCACACGAGGACCCAATTAaccttcttcctttttctttttttttccttttgtatttatgaaattttaatcaGTATAACTTttctatgaaaatatatttttaaataaaattaattttttaaatagaaaaattactATGATTTTCAGTGTGGTTATTGTTGACAAcctataaatcttttttttaatttgatagcaTATTTAAGAATGCTTATCTTTTTGTTTGtagatgctttttaaaagtatttttaatgtaaaaaaatattaaattaatttttttagtgttttatgatggtattaatgtcaaaaataaaaaataaattaaaattttttcttatatattttcaaataaaaaactattttaaaaggtattttatattataataatcagGTTATCATTAAGCACATCCAATTTATCTGCATTTTGATAACCAATATTTAGTAATatgaataatatattataataacaacaacataaaaaatagtgttttataaataaacctagataataaaaataaaaaaatttaacaacttTTTTGGAATGTAATAtctatttatacaaaaaaaaggaaataaatcaaACCCTAAGAAGAATATCAATAATGTCAAAGTTTTGtatgaattcaaaatttaacatttactaggttttgttttgtgtttgatttagaagattttatatatttatcatgaaatacaaaattaatgaagtgaataacaattaaaaaattgagaatagcacaaacattcaattttttcttttttattcatgttttttcccCCAATCATCAAAGAAATGTctgtttataatataataatattaaaaaagaaaaaccatttcTTTAAATTTCGAGCTAAGTGCGTGCACGTAGCACtctcatatataatttaataaatcctTTGACAAATAATAGATATCTACAAACAGcctgtttgaaaatataattataattattttttaaaatattttttatttataaatatattaaaatgatatttttttatttttaaaaaattatttttgataataatatattaaaataatttgaaaacactgaaaataatattaatttaaaatataaaaaatttaaaaaagtttaaaattttaaaaatattttttaaatataaaaataaacagggataaaattattaatttggagTGTGATGGATGACAACAATTTACCAGCTCATTAGCAAAACCAGAAACAAAAgcgaaatatttatttttttggcagtctttatttttatatcaagacTGGTTTTTTAATTGGACATACAAAAAATtagtaattatattaaaatgattgaaactcttgagttaatcaagttttagcatcaaattttttaaaaatgtaaagaTTATTCCTACAtcaggaaattaaaaaagaaaaaagaaaaaagcaggcccatgaattttaaaattcgtTATATTCGTTCAAAAATTGAAAGCTCTACTACTATTTTTTCCccgaaataaatatttatccaAAGTCTATAAATAGACAACGGTCACCTATCGCTTTCTTTACCTCACTTCCTCAGCAGTTACCATTACTATTTGAATTGAGCCGCGGCTCctatatctctctctcttcgCAGATCAGATCCAGATCCCTCAAAAGGTAGTTCTACGAAACCCTGAGTCTTTAGATCTCAGATTCACATGCAAAATCGATGCTGCCAATTTCTTCCTTCTAACCACTCGCTCTGTGACGTGACGTGAcgtttttcttcactttttttgTGATTCGATGATGATTGACTTGTTTTGTTAAGATCTGCtgttcttttctccttttgattCAGGCATTTCGCTTGTTTTTGCTGGCTTCTGTATcactgtttatatataaaattaaagttaggTGTTGTTATATCTAGGTTGATATGATTGTAGTTGTGATATAAATCACCAAGCATTTTTTTGTAGTTTCATAAtgtatttatgaattttgtCTCTTGTATGTATGCATGTATTTGTGATCATGTTTGTTATGATGTGGGTGTTGGCGAGCTATCTAGGAATGGATTGAAAGGGGGTGCTATCCCTATTGTGTTACCCAAGGATACAAATAGAAAGcataaataaactattttttttattaaaaaaaacatgatgttTGTTAAATAGAGTGATGGTGAGCTTGTTGATTTCAAACGGCTATTCAGAAATTGGTTGACGGGTCTGTAGATCTTTTAAGTTGCCAAGCCGTGATTAGAGTAGTTTGTGTGATTTCTGAGTGTTAAATGCAGGTAATTAATCATGTTTCTATTCATCCTTATTGTGACTCATGCCGTTTCATTTCCAttagtttatttgtttgttatctTCATTCTTTCCTGGAagacatgttttaatttttgtgcTATGTAAAGTTCAGAATATGGGTCGTGGAGTTAGCGCTGGTGGAGGACAGAGTTCATTGGGCTATCTGTTTGGGAGTGGAGAGGCTCCAAAACCAAGCACAAACAATGCCCAAGCTGCTCCAAGCGAGGTCCAGCCTGCAAACAATCCACCTCCTCCTAAACCTGCTGCGGCCCCTCAGCCAGCTGAAATTAACAGGGAGTTTCCTGCTGGTATCAACAGTACTTCCACAAACAACTATTTGAGGGCAGATGGTCAGAACGCTGGCAATTTCATCACGGTATGATTCCGGAAACCTTTGCTCTTGGAGCAGTTTTTATCAATTATCCATGCTGATTTTAGGCGGATACAACTTGCTCAGATTCACGACATGCCACAGTTCTTCTCTGTGACAAATTAGCATGCCTGATTAGTTCTTTACAAGATTCACTTGTCTTTTGGAAATGGATATGCATTATCTTGTGAGTGACTACGAACTGTGTGGCAGAGGGATGCGCATAAATACATATGGAAGAATGCCATTATCTTTGTAACTATCAAACTGCATTTTTGTCGCCTAAGAAGTATGAAGTGCCATTGGTTGTTTTAGGTTCTGGGTCTCATTCCAATAGGGTGAAATTTTTGTGGTTTCTAGCGTTCTTCAGATGCCTCTGGGAGTCGGAGTACCTCTCCAGTGATTGGAGATATGGCTCCTAATCTTAGCCCTGGGCGAATTAAGGCTTATGAAAGCAGCTGTGTGTCTCAACATCTCCCTGAATGTACATGGGTTATGTTATGATGGGTAACTAGATACTGCTCATGGTTTATGATGGACTAGGCTTGGGAACCCTCTCATTCAAGCTGTCGCTGAGAAATGTGGGCCCAAGAAGCAGCTAGATGGATCGTACAGTGCCAGTTAGCCATTTGTTTTGAGGTGTGGGGATAAATTCCTAGAGCCAAGGGGATGGGCTGGAACTACTTTCAATTATGCTCTTGGCATTCTGTATTCTCAATTTACATGTTTCCAAGCGATGTCAGCATAGTATTCTCATGGTTTCATCTGAACAAGGTTCAATAGATACATTATAAAAGTTGAAAGACGGCGGACTTGGAACTACATGAATGCTATTTCTAAATCATTCAAAGTGCTCTATAAACTGTTTCTGGAAGTTGCTTTAAACAGCCAATAAgctacttgtttaattgttttaacatAACCTGCTTAATTGTGTTTTGTGAGAGACAAATGTTTGTTTCTTGAAGTTGTTTTTATCATCCTAAGAACTTTGTTTCTTGGTTCAGGATCGACCTTCAACCAAGGTCCATGCTGCTCCTGGTGGTGG
This window contains:
- the LOC133697680 gene encoding protein SPIRAL1-like 1; translation: MGRGVSAGGGQSSLGYLFGSGEAPKPSTNNAQAAPSEVQPANNPPPPKPAAAPQPAEINREFPAGINSTSTNNYLRADGQNAGNFITDRPSTKVHAAPGGGSSLGYLFGGGSN